The region GCGCATCGAGGGGCTGACGCAGCCGGGCGCCATGGGTGGCGCGGGTGGCTTGGGTGGCATCGGTGAAGGGGGCGCTGACGACGCCGATGCCGGCACCCAGAAGACCTGGGTCGAAACCGTCACCAAGGTGTCCGAACGCGTCGCGCGGCTGTCCCTGCCGAAGGAAGACTGGGACAAGTCGGCCCTGCGCCTGCGCTTCGCCAACGCCGGGATTCGCGCGCCGTCCGCGCCGGCGCTGTATTTCGCGGCCAAGACGCTGAGCGCGCTGGTGTTGCCCGCCATCGCGCTGATCCTGCTGGGCGGCGCGTTCGACGCCGATCAACGCATCTATCTGCTGCTGACGGTGCTGGCCGTGTCGGCGCTTGGCTTCTATCTGCCGAACCTGGTGCTGACGCAACTGATCGAACGCCGTCAGCGCAAGCTGTTCGAAGACCTGCCCGATGCGCTCGATCTGATGACCGTCTGCGTGGAAGCCGGCCTCGGACTCGACGCGGCGATGATGCGCGTCACCCAGGAGATCGGCGTGAAAAGCCTCGCGCTGAAGGACGAATTCGACCTGGTGCTGCTCGAACTGCGCGCCGGTTCGGGCCGCGACAAGGCGCTGCGCAACCTGTCGCTGCGTACCGGCGTCGACGATATCGACACGCTTGCCGCGATGCTGATCCAGGCGGAACGCTTCGGCACCAGCGTGGGCGATTCGCTCCGTGTTTTCACCGACAACCTGCGCACCAAACGGCGCTTGCGCGCCGAGGAACAGGCTGCGAAGATCGCACTAAAGCTGTTGTTTCCTCTGATGTTTTTTATCTTTCCGACACTGATGGCCGTGCTGGTCGGGCCGTCGGCCATCCAGCTGGTCCGGCAGCTGTTCCCGGTCATGAGCGGGATGTCGGGCGGTTGAGCGTGCCATCGGGTGCCTTTGGGGCACGAGTCGTCACCGGGGATTCACATGTTTGCGTCGAGCGCGTTTCCTGATTTGCTGCACCACGCCGGCCTGTGGCTGAAAGCCTATCTGCTCGTGCTGACGATCATGATCGCCGGCGCGGCGCTGGAGCGGCGCTGGCCGGCCGACCTGCTGCAATCGCGCGCCGGGCAGCGCTTCAACATGATGTACGCGGGTCTGTATCTGATGCTCGCCGAAGCCGTGAAGCCGCTCACGGCGGTCGCCAGCGTGGCGATCGTCAACGCGCTCGGCGGCGGCATGGTCGTGCTGGTGTCGCGCGGCTGGGGCGCGCTGGCCTCGTTCGTGATCGTGCTGCTGACCATCGACTTCCTCGAATATGCGTTTCATCGGCTGCAACACGCCTGGCCGCCGCTGTGGAAGCTGCATTCGCTGCACCACAGCGCGAGCGAATTCAACGTGACCGTCACGCTGCGTCATCACTGGCTCGAAACGCTGATCAAGGGTTGCCTGCTGTATCCGCTGGTCGGCGTGATGTTCAAGGTCGACCCGGCGATCGTCGGCGCGACCGCGCTGGTGTTCATGGTCGGCAATTATTTCGCGCATCTGAATCTGCGCGTCGATCTCGGCCGCTACGGCACGTGGGTCAACAACCCGCAGTATCACCGCCTGCATCATTCGAACCGCGTCGAGCACTTCGATCACAACTTCACGCAACTGCTGCCGCTGTGGGATCACCTGTTCGGCACGCGCTGGGTGCCGGCCAAACACGAATGGCCCGCCACCGGTCTCGACGACGGCGCCGAACCGCATTCGCTGCTCGGCGCGTTGAGCTGGCCGCTGCGGTCGTCTGGCGCGCGTGATGGGCGTAAAGCGCGTGATGTGCTTGACGTGCCGAAGGTGGCGAAGGCGCCGGCCGCGGCGAAAGCGGCAAAAGCGCCCGACGTGCCCCGCGTGCGCTTGGCCGGCAAGCCGGTGGCGATCGATCAGGAGCCGAAATGAAAACCGCCCGCCGCCAGCCCCTCGGACAACGCCAGCAGCGCCAGCAGCGCCAGCAACGCGGCATCGCCACGATCGAGTTCGCGCTGATCGCGCCGCTGCTGTTGCTGCTGCTGTGCATCGCGATGGATCTCGGCATCGCGCTGTGGGTCAACCTGACCATGCAGTACGCGGTGCGGGAAGGCGCGCGCTACGCGGTGACCGGCCAGACCAATCTCGACCCGAACGCCACCAACCAGCAGCGCTATCTCGCGGTGCTGCAGGAGATCCGCAACAGCTCGATGGGCCTGTACAACTACGTATCGCCGAGCTACGTGATCACCATCAACGGAGCGAGTCAAACCTACAGCACGCAGGCAAGTTACAGCGCCGGCATGTTCGGCAATCCCGGCGACATCGTGGTGCTGCAGATCAACTGCATCTGGCCGATGCTGACGCCGCTGGTCAAGCCGTTCTTCGCCAACGGCAAGCTCAGCTTCAGCGTCGCGGCGACGATGCGTAACGAGGGGTTCTGAGATGCCCGCACGGACAGGGAATCGCTTCGGCCCGGATCAGCGCGAAGGTGGCGACACGGGCAATCGGGCAGGGAATCGGCCAGACAATCGGCCTGCCAATCGCATGCGCGCGCCGCGCCGCGGCCGTCGCGCGCAACGCGGCATCGTCAGCGTGGAAATGGCGCTGCTGCTGCCGATGCTGGTGGCGCTCGCGCTGCCGGTGTACGACATCGCCCGCAACATCCAGGCGCAGATGATCCTGATCAACGTGAGCCGCGAAGGCGCGAGCCTGTCGTCGCGCGCGTCGCTCACGTACCCGATGCAGACCATCATGTCGTCGCTGACGGCGACCACGCCGCCGCTGAACATGACCGCGCACGGAATGATCTACATCACCGAGATCATGGGCAACAACAATTGCGACAGCAACGGCAACGGCTGTACCGGCATCGTGGTCGCGCAGTACCGCTGGAACGGCGGCAACTATTACCCGTCGAGCCAGTTGTGGAATTGCGGCAGCAGCGGCACGAGCTGGGCCACCGACGGCTCCGGCAGTTGCAGCAACATTCCGGCGGCGGGCAATGCCTCACCGGTGGTGAACCTGCTGCAAGGCCAGCTTGCCGACGGACAGATCGCTTACGTGGTCGAAGCGTTCTATTTTCAGAAACCGGTGGTCGGTTCGCTGAACCTCGGCGGCGGCATCACGACGCCGGCGTTGTCGCCGAATCTGTATGCGATGACGGTGTTCTGAACGGGGCTGAACACGCTGGATACATCAAGACACGCACACATCAACACACAAGCACAGTCGAAAAAATAGCAGGTCGGGGGAAGCGATGAAGAACAGCACGGCGCACGGCGTCAAAGCGAAAAGACGGCAGCGAGGTTCGGTCAGCGTGATGATGGCCGTGTCGCTGATCGCGCTGATCGGCATTCTCGGACTCGCGGTGGATTCCGGCCTCGGCTACATGATCAAGGCGCGTCTGGACGCCGCCGTCGACGGCGCCGTGATCGCGGCCGGCGAAGCGGTCACGCGCGGCAACAACCAGGCCCAGCAGACCACCAACGCGCAGCAGGCGGCCTCGGCGTTCTTCTCGGCCAACTATCCGGCCGGCTTTCTCGGTTCGAGCGTGACGGCGGGCACGCCCTCGGTGGTATTCAACGCGGGCACCGTGACGATCGGCATGACGGCGCAGGCCAGCGTGCCGGTTACCTTCACGCATACGCTTGGCTTCAAGGTGCTGAACGTCGCCGCCTCCTCGCAGGCGATCCGCAAGACGCTCGACATGGCGTTCGTGATCGACACCACGGGTTCGCTGAACGTCAGCGGCGTGCCCGCCGCGGTGCGCGCGAACGCGATCGCCTTCCTGAACAATTTCGATGTGACCAACGACCGCGTCGCGCTGATGCACTTCGCGTTCGGCACGCTGGTCGACGTGCCGTTCAACGGCAACACGCGCGGCTTCAACCGCACGCTGATGACCACCGACATCAACAAGTACACGTTCAGCGGCAGCACGAATTCGGCGGAAGCGATCTGGAACGCGCGCAACCAGTTGAATACGGTGATCACGCAACCGTCGAGTCTGCGCGTGATCGTGTTCTTCTCGGACGGCGCGCCGAACAGTTTCGCGTCGTATTTCACGACCAATCAGAGCAGCTGCAACAACACGCCGGGCACGCTCGCGAGTCCCGACACGGCGGGCACGATGACGGGCCTGTACAACCTCGACGCGCTGAGCCAGACGATGAGCTCGCCGTGCTATCAAAGCAACGCGACGCGGCTCGTGACGGCCATGCCGAAGTGGTACAACGCGCACAACGTCAACGAACAGATTTTCCCGATCTGGCCGGTGACCGCGCCGCGCGCGGTGCCGAACGGCAACATCACGTACGTGAACGTCAACCGCGCGTCGCGCAATCTGCTCGAAGCGATGGCGGCGCAGGCGCGGATCGAAGGCACGTATGTGTTCACGCTCGGCTATGGGCCGGAACTGGTCCAGCCGGAAGGACCGGACAACGAACTCGGTTCGGACGTGCTCAAATGCATGGCCAACACGCCGGATTCGCTGGCCCGCTGCTATAACCCGAGTCAGCCCGTCGGCGTGTATTGCTACGCCGCCACACCCGCCGATCTGAAGCCGTGCTTCACGCAACTGGCTTCGCAAATCCTGCGTATTTCCAAGTGAG is a window of Paraburkholderia sp. D15 DNA encoding:
- a CDS encoding type II secretion system F family protein; this encodes MKTEQIVMLAAMFLIVFGAALKAMSLLRPDPVQRRIEGLTQPGAMGGAGGLGGIGEGGADDADAGTQKTWVETVTKVSERVARLSLPKEDWDKSALRLRFANAGIRAPSAPALYFAAKTLSALVLPAIALILLGGAFDADQRIYLLLTVLAVSALGFYLPNLVLTQLIERRQRKLFEDLPDALDLMTVCVEAGLGLDAAMMRVTQEIGVKSLALKDEFDLVLLELRAGSGRDKALRNLSLRTGVDDIDTLAAMLIQAERFGTSVGDSLRVFTDNLRTKRRLRAEEQAAKIALKLLFPLMFFIFPTLMAVLVGPSAIQLVRQLFPVMSGMSGG
- a CDS encoding VWA domain-containing protein; the protein is MKNSTAHGVKAKRRQRGSVSVMMAVSLIALIGILGLAVDSGLGYMIKARLDAAVDGAVIAAGEAVTRGNNQAQQTTNAQQAASAFFSANYPAGFLGSSVTAGTPSVVFNAGTVTIGMTAQASVPVTFTHTLGFKVLNVAASSQAIRKTLDMAFVIDTTGSLNVSGVPAAVRANAIAFLNNFDVTNDRVALMHFAFGTLVDVPFNGNTRGFNRTLMTTDINKYTFSGSTNSAEAIWNARNQLNTVITQPSSLRVIVFFSDGAPNSFASYFTTNQSSCNNTPGTLASPDTAGTMTGLYNLDALSQTMSSPCYQSNATRLVTAMPKWYNAHNVNEQIFPIWPVTAPRAVPNGNITYVNVNRASRNLLEAMAAQARIEGTYVFTLGYGPELVQPEGPDNELGSDVLKCMANTPDSLARCYNPSQPVGVYCYAATPADLKPCFTQLASQILRISK
- a CDS encoding sterol desaturase family protein, producing the protein MFASSAFPDLLHHAGLWLKAYLLVLTIMIAGAALERRWPADLLQSRAGQRFNMMYAGLYLMLAEAVKPLTAVASVAIVNALGGGMVVLVSRGWGALASFVIVLLTIDFLEYAFHRLQHAWPPLWKLHSLHHSASEFNVTVTLRHHWLETLIKGCLLYPLVGVMFKVDPAIVGATALVFMVGNYFAHLNLRVDLGRYGTWVNNPQYHRLHHSNRVEHFDHNFTQLLPLWDHLFGTRWVPAKHEWPATGLDDGAEPHSLLGALSWPLRSSGARDGRKARDVLDVPKVAKAPAAAKAAKAPDVPRVRLAGKPVAIDQEPK
- a CDS encoding TadE family protein, encoding MPARTGNRFGPDQREGGDTGNRAGNRPDNRPANRMRAPRRGRRAQRGIVSVEMALLLPMLVALALPVYDIARNIQAQMILINVSREGASLSSRASLTYPMQTIMSSLTATTPPLNMTAHGMIYITEIMGNNNCDSNGNGCTGIVVAQYRWNGGNYYPSSQLWNCGSSGTSWATDGSGSCSNIPAAGNASPVVNLLQGQLADGQIAYVVEAFYFQKPVVGSLNLGGGITTPALSPNLYAMTVF
- a CDS encoding TadE/TadG family type IV pilus assembly protein — translated: MKTARRQPLGQRQQRQQRQQRGIATIEFALIAPLLLLLLCIAMDLGIALWVNLTMQYAVREGARYAVTGQTNLDPNATNQQRYLAVLQEIRNSSMGLYNYVSPSYVITINGASQTYSTQASYSAGMFGNPGDIVVLQINCIWPMLTPLVKPFFANGKLSFSVAATMRNEGF